Sequence from the Bacteroidales bacterium genome:
AATCCAAAACGGTGAATGATCTTTATGCCATTATCCAGGAACGTATTGTAACCTGATTTACCCGGAACATATTGAAAAATAGTCGTTTTGCAAGGACTATTTATAACCACTAAGTCACTTAGATCACCTAGGTACACTAAGATTTGGGATTTTTGAAATTTTTTAATAATCAGATCATAATCTTATAAGTCAAGCCTTAGTGTTTCTTAGTGCTCTTAGTGCCTTAGTGGTTAAACATTTGTAAGTTATTTTAATTTTCTTTAACTAACGCTAAAGCCCTCTCACAGAGTTCCCCGATGGAAATTTTTTCAAAAAAGAGGTAAGGGGGAAAGTTCACTCCATACCTTGTAAGAAAATCCTGCTGGAGCCGGACGGCTTTCATAGAACTCAGACCATATGCTGCTATGGGTTTGGACATATCGATGCGTTCGATCGGGATTTTCAACCGGGTATGGATCCAGGCTACCAACCAGGCCTGTATGGTAACCAGGTCGGCCAATGTGATATTGGTTTCTGCGGGCTGCGGCAATTTTTCCAGAACCGATTCACCTACTACTTCCAAGGTCTTTTGAAGAAATCCCTCCTTGCAGGCTTTTCGCTGGGTCTTTCCGCTGGATGTTTTAAAGATGCTAGCTGTACGGAGCAACTGAATAGCATAAACCTCAAGCTCAAGTTCTTCGCCAACCCGTTGCCGGATGGCTTCACAAACTGCTTCTGAATCCAGGTCCCGGATGGCTGTTCGCTCCACTTCTGCGACAATAACCAGTTTCTCTTCTTCCTCCACATCCACGGAGAAAGCGGCACTTGCATTGGAACGCAAAACAGGATGACTGGTCTCGGCAAGGTATTCAATATCCTGGGGATAATAATTTCTGCCATGAATAATTATCAGATCCTTTAGTCTTCCGGAAATATAGAGTTCGCCCTGATGGAAGAAGCCCAAGTCGCCGGTTCGTAAGTAATTGCATGCAGGATCATCTTTGATATGAGCCGAGAATGTTTTTTCAGTTTCTTCGGTCTTATTCCAGTAACCGGCTGTGACAACGGACCCGGAAACCCATATCTCTCCAACCTCATCGTCCTGGCAAAGAAGCAATGTCTCAGGATTCACGATCCTGACATTGGTATCCAGCCATGGGTAACCGACTCCAACCAGATACCTTACATCCGGTTCACTATCTGAAACCGGGATAATCCTGTTTTGTTCCATAGCATTGCCTGATATGCCAAGGTATACAGGACCCCTGCCGGCATCAGGACCGGAAGTGATCAATGTGGTTTCAGCCATGCCATAACAAGGATATAGTGCCGTGGAATTGAATCCAAAATCTTTAAAGACATCCGCAAACCTCTCGAACGTCGTTTTGCGGATAGGTTCTGCCCCGCAATAAAGGGTATTCATGGAAGACAGGTCAATCCCTTGTTTTTCCTCTTCAGAAATGCCATCAACACAAAGATCAAATGCAAAATTAGGTCCTCCACCATGGGTGCCTCTGTATTTTGAAATGGCTTTTAACCATCGGACAGGCTTCTGGAGAAAAGCCACCGGGGGGATTATTACTCCTGGAAATCCGGTATAAACTGGTTCAATAACGCCATCGATCAGGCCCATATCATGGAAACTGGGAAGCCACGTTACCGAAACACTTTTCTGAGAGAGTTCAAAGCTTTGACGGATAAAATCCACATTGCGAATGATATTCCGGTGAGTGACCATCACTCCTTTGGGCTGTCCCGTGGAGCCGGATGTATATTGAAGAAGCGCAATATCGGCAGGTTGGGGAGCGGGGAGGCTTGGAGGCTTGGAGGCGGGGGTTGTATTGTCAAGATTATCCGTGACCAGCCATGTTAATTGTTCTAGTTCTTCCAGGTCCGAGAAGGATCGTTCGAATAGCTGGTAAATGTCAGTGATAGAAAGAACAATGCCGGCACCGGAGTCGATTACCAGCGTTTTTATCCTGTCGAGTGAACGGTTTTTCCGGGGTGGGTATGCCGGTACAGCAATCACACCCGCATAAAAACATCCGAATAACGCTTTGACAAATTCCAGTCCGGGCGGAAACAACATCAGCGCCCGCTCACCCTGAAGATTCATTTCGATCAAACGCAGAGCGATAGCGCTGGCGGCTTGGTCTAATTTCTTGTAAGTAATCCTTTCTTCATCATCGTCACCATCCCTTAAAAAAATAAAGGCCGTATGATCAGGGGTATGCTTTGCCCGCGTCTGAAGAATCTCAGGAAGAGTATATCTGTAAGTATCCTCTTCTGTTATCCGGTCATGAAGGAAATTATCCAATCCCATAGATTAAGCTGCCATTAAGTTCCGTGCAAAAGTAGAAAATCATCCGATGGATGTGAAAATAAGGTTAAATTTGTAGGCATATGGCAATCTTTTCTATATCAAACATACGGATTAGCGGTCTGGCGGCCGCGGTCCCCCAAAAGGAGGTTTCCAATCTTGATTACCGGTGGATTTCAGTAAAAGAACGTAATCAACTGGTCAGGATGATTGGAGTGGAAAAGCGGCGGATCGCTGAAAAGGGGCAAACTACATCCGATCTGTGTTTTGCAGCGGCGAATAAGCTCCTGGATGATTTAAAATGGGACCGGAACGAGGTTCAGGCATTAATATTCGTTTCTCAATCAATGGACTATATTATCCCGGCTAGCTCCACAATTTTACAAGACCGGTTATCCTTACCGAAAACATGTATGGCGCTCGACATTGGACTGGGCTGCTCGGGATATTTATATGGGTTATCGGTCATTGGCAGCCTCATGAGTCAATCCGGTATAAAAAAGGCCCTCCTGCTTGCCGGTGATCTATCCAATATAACCTCATCTTACAGGGATAAAAGCACCTACCCACTGTTCGGGGATGCCGGCACAGCCACGGCTTTAGAGTTTGATGAGACTGCAGTCCCTATAACCTTTAACCTCCAGACGGATGGATCGGGTCATCAGGCCATCATGATCCATGATGGAGGCGTTCGGAACTGGGTCAGTAAAAAATCCTTCACCTATAGGAAATACGGGGAGGGAATTTACAGGAATAAACTCCAGATCGCTCTGAACGGGATAGAGGTATTCAATTTTTCGCTTCGTGAAGTGGTCCCCAATATTAAAGCTACGCTTGAATATGCCGGTAAAACCTTAAATGACTTTGATTACCTGGTCTTTCACCAGGCCAACCGGCTGATCAACGAAACCATCCGGAAAATGCTTAAAGTGGAGAAAGAAAAAGTCCCCTATTCTATTCATAAATTTGGAAATACGAGCAGTGCATCCGTACCTTTG
This genomic interval carries:
- a CDS encoding ketoacyl-ACP synthase III translates to MAIFSISNIRISGLAAAVPQKEVSNLDYRWISVKERNQLVRMIGVEKRRIAEKGQTTSDLCFAAANKLLDDLKWDRNEVQALIFVSQSMDYIIPASSTILQDRLSLPKTCMALDIGLGCSGYLYGLSVIGSLMSQSGIKKALLLAGDLSNITSSYRDKSTYPLFGDAGTATALEFDETAVPITFNLQTDGSGHQAIMIHDGGVRNWVSKKSFTYRKYGEGIYRNKLQIALNGIEVFNFSLREVVPNIKATLEYAGKTLNDFDYLVFHQANRLINETIRKMLKVEKEKVPYSIHKFGNTSSASVPLTIVSELREEINTKKVRFLLSAFGIGLSWGTVLLELERVVCSGVLEVGTSQFPVPSSQFPVRSSNNQ
- a CDS encoding AMP-binding protein, translating into MDNFLHDRITEEDTYRYTLPEILQTRAKHTPDHTAFIFLRDGDDDEERITYKKLDQAASAIALRLIEMNLQGERALMLFPPGLEFVKALFGCFYAGVIAVPAYPPRKNRSLDRIKTLVIDSGAGIVLSITDIYQLFERSFSDLEELEQLTWLVTDNLDNTTPASKPPSLPAPQPADIALLQYTSGSTGQPKGVMVTHRNIIRNVDFIRQSFELSQKSVSVTWLPSFHDMGLIDGVIEPVYTGFPGVIIPPVAFLQKPVRWLKAISKYRGTHGGGPNFAFDLCVDGISEEEKQGIDLSSMNTLYCGAEPIRKTTFERFADVFKDFGFNSTALYPCYGMAETTLITSGPDAGRGPVYLGISGNAMEQNRIIPVSDSEPDVRYLVGVGYPWLDTNVRIVNPETLLLCQDDEVGEIWVSGSVVTAGYWNKTEETEKTFSAHIKDDPACNYLRTGDLGFFHQGELYISGRLKDLIIIHGRNYYPQDIEYLAETSHPVLRSNASAAFSVDVEEEEKLVIVAEVERTAIRDLDSEAVCEAIRQRVGEELELEVYAIQLLRTASIFKTSSGKTQRKACKEGFLQKTLEVVGESVLEKLPQPAETNITLADLVTIQAWLVAWIHTRLKIPIERIDMSKPIAAYGLSSMKAVRLQQDFLTRYGVNFPPYLFFEKISIGELCERALALVKEN